In Peromyscus maniculatus bairdii isolate BWxNUB_F1_BW_parent chromosome 9, HU_Pman_BW_mat_3.1, whole genome shotgun sequence, one genomic interval encodes:
- the LOC143267302 gene encoding disks large homolog 5-like isoform X2, translating into MELQLMTRERNELRDQLFFVRKGSMHNRPNTWYEDLKMEHEEVMTDLQRLQNENTETSEKVDELANLTVFYRGLHSQVLMEHTQLKEQVAMLRQENNSRTEDLVLLKHHLAAFKLIWEDQEEETSDLQTQQQQEFERLEGSLQVLRKQKEMITQEKYLAEKLQHHFEVSQMRPWLCPAIDPGWLILGLDSLSFLTIPLEKLRKPKEATDTLKA; encoded by the exons atGGAGCTGCAGCTGATGACAAGGGAGAGAAATGAGCTGCGTGATCAACTATTCTTCGTCAGGAAAGGATCCATGCACAATAG GCCAAATACTTGGTATGAAGATCTGAAGATGGAGCATGAGGAGGTCATGACTGACCTACAGAGATTGCAGAATGAGAACACCGAGACTTCAGAGAAGGTGGATGAGCTTGCCAACCTGACAGTCTTCTATCG TGGATTGCACAGCCAGGTCCTAATGGAACATACTCAGCTTAAGGAGCAGGTAgccatgctgaggcaggagaacaacAGTCGGACAGAAGATTTGGTCCTGCTGAAGCACCACTTGGCGGCATTCAAATTGATCTGGGAGGACCAAGAGGAAGAGACCAGTGACCTCCAAACCCAGCAACAACAG gaatttGAAAGATTGGAGGGAAGCCTGCAAGTCCTGCGGAAGCAGAAGGAGATGATCACCCAGGAAAAGtacttggcagaaaagctgcagcatcactttgaGGTCTCCCAAATGAG GCCTTGGTTATGCCCAGCCATTGACCCAGGATGGCTGATTCTGGGCCTTGACTCCCTTTCCTTCTTGACAATACCGCTTGAGAAACTGAGGAAGCCAAAGGAAGCCACAGACACCTTGAAAGCGTGA
- the LOC143267302 gene encoding disks large homolog 5-like isoform X1, whose product MELQLMTRERNELRDQLFFVRKGSMHNRPNTWYEDLKMEHEEVMTDLQRLQNENTETSEKVDELANLTVFYRGLHSQVLMEHTQLKEQVAMLRQENNSRTEDLVLLKHHLAAFKLIWEDQEEETSDLQTQQQQEFERLEGSLQVLRKQKEMITQEKYLAEKLQHHFEVSQMRSEKLTHELEQATAQDDSLLQKELLNQEPPAESSLQEILDCDALSHYYFISYV is encoded by the exons atGGAGCTGCAGCTGATGACAAGGGAGAGAAATGAGCTGCGTGATCAACTATTCTTCGTCAGGAAAGGATCCATGCACAATAG GCCAAATACTTGGTATGAAGATCTGAAGATGGAGCATGAGGAGGTCATGACTGACCTACAGAGATTGCAGAATGAGAACACCGAGACTTCAGAGAAGGTGGATGAGCTTGCCAACCTGACAGTCTTCTATCG TGGATTGCACAGCCAGGTCCTAATGGAACATACTCAGCTTAAGGAGCAGGTAgccatgctgaggcaggagaacaacAGTCGGACAGAAGATTTGGTCCTGCTGAAGCACCACTTGGCGGCATTCAAATTGATCTGGGAGGACCAAGAGGAAGAGACCAGTGACCTCCAAACCCAGCAACAACAG gaatttGAAAGATTGGAGGGAAGCCTGCAAGTCCTGCGGAAGCAGAAGGAGATGATCACCCAGGAAAAGtacttggcagaaaagctgcagcatcactttgaGGTCTCCCAAATGAG GTCAGAGAAACTGACACATGAGCTggaacaggccacagcccaggatgatAGCCTACTTCAGAAGGAGCTGTTAAACCAGGAGCCACCTGCTGAGTCCAGTCTCCAGGAAATTCTGGATTGTGATGCACTTTctcactattattttatttcctatgtgTGA